In Kitasatospora sp. NA04385, a single genomic region encodes these proteins:
- a CDS encoding cupin domain-containing protein, with the protein MRGGLRALERTAAGLPDGAELYRLRPDGRVLRADRTGARELGPQDPDSGLLRFIDDRQWAHYFIGDAATSPERPSNATYKLGLVAPHSAFTPHAHGGEHLVLALGPASCGLYDAHRRRVVEVRLAPGTLIRIPELMPHSFGNRGGDRLAILAANTGYGIDHEDYAITAEAAEQRGEPELAAALREVTAARGAGTLSLRERLAHRLRLAAAALEDGR; encoded by the coding sequence ATGCGCGGGGGGCTGCGGGCGCTGGAGCGGACGGCCGCGGGGCTGCCGGACGGCGCGGAGCTGTACCGGCTGCGCCCGGACGGTCGGGTGCTGCGCGCGGACCGCACCGGCGCGCGGGAGCTCGGCCCGCAGGACCCGGACAGCGGGCTGCTGCGCTTCATCGACGACCGGCAGTGGGCGCACTACTTCATCGGGGACGCCGCGACCTCCCCGGAGCGCCCGTCGAACGCCACCTACAAGCTGGGCCTGGTCGCCCCGCACAGCGCGTTCACCCCGCACGCGCACGGCGGCGAGCACCTGGTGCTGGCGCTCGGCCCGGCCTCCTGCGGCCTGTACGACGCGCACCGGCGGCGGGTGGTGGAGGTGCGGCTGGCCCCGGGCACGCTGATCCGGATCCCCGAGCTGATGCCGCACTCGTTCGGCAACCGGGGCGGCGACCGGCTGGCGATCCTGGCCGCCAACACCGGCTACGGCATCGACCACGAGGACTACGCGATCACCGCGGAGGCCGCCGAGCAGCGCGGCGAACCGGAACTGGCCGCCGCGCTGCGGGAGGTGACGGCGGCCCGGGGCGCGGGCACGCTCTCGCTGCGGGAGCGGCTGGCGCACCGGCTGCGGCTGGCGGCGGCCGCGCTGGAGGACGGCCGGTGA
- a CDS encoding asparagine synthetase B has product MAEPLRATADRAVRPAPPHRPARYTVSSLPASARPEPGPATGPAAGPFEVAGRRLSAALLTGLPGYADGPFTVDGRTAVGEVTLHNRDELLAALATAGRPAEPSCPDGELLLRCWLALGADGLRAADGMFTLAVLDGPDLVLVRDHAGARTAFHCRTAGGGWAASSSLRALRERPDVDTGLNLAAVRSFLTFAYLPGEETLLRGVRELLPGRVTRLRPDGRVDVEVFWEPRAGAVAPDLTARHYAEELRELLERAVARRLPGGGQEVAVLLSGGVDSSLVTALATRLHGRTVRTYSISFGSELPNELGYSGLVAAHCGTAHRVLTVPGEQVAARLADTVALLDGPVGDPLTVPNLMLAEAVAGDGIAVSLNGEGGDPVFGGPKNLPMLVFELMREDASARARADAYLHTYRKCWEDLPVLLTGEALAALAAAPHPRRHVEPYLDDGRMPSLLDQLLHCNLRTKGAHHILTKVERLTASQGVQGRSPLFDRRVVDHAFATPPALKLRGTEEKWILKEAVRDLLPDTVTYRPKSGMRVPVQQWLRGPLSELAADLLLGPTARARGLFRADTVETWMRGGGLLLPRQGGKLWLLLTLELWLRAYDL; this is encoded by the coding sequence TTGGCTGAGCCGCTCCGGGCCACGGCGGACCGCGCCGTCCGCCCCGCACCGCCGCACCGTCCGGCCCGCTACACGGTCAGCTCGCTGCCCGCCTCGGCCCGACCCGAGCCCGGCCCGGCGACGGGACCGGCGGCCGGCCCGTTCGAAGTGGCGGGGCGGCGGCTCTCGGCCGCGCTGCTGACGGGCCTGCCCGGCTACGCGGACGGCCCGTTCACGGTGGACGGGCGCACCGCGGTCGGCGAGGTGACGCTGCACAACCGGGACGAGCTGCTGGCCGCGCTGGCGACGGCCGGGCGCCCGGCCGAACCGTCCTGCCCGGACGGGGAGTTGCTGCTGCGCTGCTGGCTGGCGCTGGGCGCGGACGGACTGCGGGCCGCGGACGGGATGTTCACCCTGGCGGTGCTGGACGGCCCCGACCTGGTGCTGGTGCGCGACCACGCGGGCGCCCGCACCGCCTTCCACTGCCGGACGGCGGGCGGCGGCTGGGCGGCGTCCAGCTCGCTGCGGGCGCTGCGCGAACGCCCGGACGTGGACACCGGGTTGAACCTGGCGGCGGTCCGCTCCTTCCTGACCTTCGCCTACCTGCCGGGCGAGGAGACCCTGCTGCGCGGCGTCCGCGAGCTGCTGCCCGGCCGGGTGACCAGGCTGCGGCCGGACGGGCGGGTGGACGTCGAGGTGTTCTGGGAGCCGCGGGCCGGGGCGGTCGCTCCCGACCTGACGGCACGTCACTACGCCGAAGAACTACGGGAGTTGCTGGAGCGGGCGGTGGCGCGGCGGCTGCCCGGCGGCGGGCAGGAGGTGGCGGTGCTGCTGTCCGGCGGGGTGGACAGCTCGCTGGTGACGGCGCTGGCGACGCGGCTGCACGGGCGGACGGTGCGCACCTACTCGATCAGCTTCGGCTCCGAACTGCCCAACGAGCTGGGCTACTCGGGCCTGGTGGCGGCGCACTGCGGGACGGCGCACCGGGTGCTGACGGTGCCCGGGGAGCAGGTCGCGGCGCGGCTGGCGGACACCGTGGCGCTGCTGGACGGCCCGGTCGGGGACCCGCTGACGGTGCCGAACCTGATGCTGGCGGAGGCGGTGGCGGGCGACGGGATCGCGGTGTCGCTGAACGGCGAGGGCGGCGACCCGGTGTTCGGCGGCCCGAAGAACCTGCCGATGCTGGTGTTCGAGCTGATGCGGGAGGACGCGTCGGCGCGGGCCCGGGCCGACGCCTACCTGCACACGTACCGCAAGTGCTGGGAGGACCTGCCGGTGCTGCTCACCGGCGAGGCGCTGGCCGCGCTGGCGGCGGCCCCGCACCCGCGCCGGCACGTCGAGCCGTACCTGGACGACGGCCGGATGCCGTCCCTGCTCGACCAGTTGCTGCACTGCAACCTGCGGACCAAGGGCGCGCACCACATCCTCACCAAGGTGGAGCGGCTGACCGCCTCGCAGGGCGTGCAGGGGCGCTCGCCGCTGTTCGACCGGCGGGTGGTGGACCACGCGTTCGCCACCCCGCCCGCGCTCAAGCTGCGCGGCACGGAGGAGAAGTGGATCCTCAAGGAGGCGGTGCGCGACCTGCTGCCGGACACCGTCACCTACCGGCCCAAGAGCGGCATGCGGGTGCCGGTGCAGCAGTGGCTGCGCGGCCCGCTCAGCGAGCTGGCGGCGGACCTGCTGCTCGGCCCGACCGCCCGGGCCCGGGGCCTGTTCCGGGCCGACACGGTGGAGACCTGGATGCGCGGCGGCGGACTGCTGCTGCCCCGCCAGGGCGGCAAACTGTGGCTGCTGCTCACCCTCGAACTGTGGCTGCGCGCCTACGACCTGTGA
- a CDS encoding aldehyde dehydrogenase codes for MELIDPRTGAVRGTRLPGRAAEVAAAVAAARAARAGWAALAPRERQRRLAALAELVERHADAYVAAECAGTGKPVAEAANEVAEVADLFRFYGGAVRAAIAPAAGDYLPGHQSWVRWEPVGVVAAVVPWNYPLLMAGWRCAPALAAGNPVVLKPAETTPDSALLLAEHAEQALGAGVLTALPGDRETGRLLVGAGCDLVAFTGSPAGGADVAARAGLTPVSLELGGNSPVLVLPDAPADTWRQLAAACTYNAGQSCAAPARVIVLEPAYERAVAGLAAAMAERQAGRDFGPLNNPDQAARYDRIVASSGAKAVHTAPGRSDGLWRPATVLADLPDDDPAVRQEVFGPLLTVQRAGSLDAAVALAESVPQALAASVWTADLSTGLALTDRISAGEVWLNCHLAQSAELPHSGRRSSGAGTDLSVLALREYQRAKTVTARLVRADPGRG; via the coding sequence ATGGAACTGATCGACCCCCGCACCGGCGCCGTGCGCGGCACCCGGCTCCCCGGCCGGGCGGCCGAGGTGGCGGCCGCCGTGGCCGCCGCCCGTGCCGCCCGGGCCGGGTGGGCGGCGCTGGCGCCGCGCGAGCGGCAGCGGCGACTGGCCGCGCTGGCGGAGCTGGTCGAGCGGCACGCGGACGCGTACGTGGCGGCCGAGTGCGCGGGCACGGGCAAGCCCGTAGCGGAGGCGGCGAACGAGGTCGCCGAGGTGGCCGACCTGTTCCGGTTCTACGGGGGTGCGGTGCGGGCCGCGATCGCGCCGGCCGCCGGTGACTACCTGCCCGGGCACCAGAGTTGGGTGCGCTGGGAGCCGGTCGGGGTGGTGGCGGCCGTGGTGCCGTGGAACTACCCGCTGCTGATGGCGGGTTGGCGCTGCGCGCCCGCGCTGGCGGCGGGCAACCCGGTGGTGCTCAAGCCCGCTGAGACCACCCCCGACAGCGCCCTGCTGCTCGCCGAGCACGCCGAACAGGCCCTCGGGGCGGGCGTGTTGACGGCGCTGCCGGGCGACCGGGAGACCGGCCGGCTGCTGGTCGGCGCGGGCTGCGACCTGGTCGCCTTCACCGGCAGCCCGGCGGGCGGCGCGGACGTGGCCGCCCGGGCCGGGCTGACCCCGGTCAGTCTCGAACTCGGCGGCAACAGCCCGGTGCTGGTGCTGCCGGACGCGCCCGCCGACACCTGGCGGCAGCTCGCCGCCGCGTGCACCTACAACGCCGGGCAGAGCTGTGCGGCGCCCGCCCGGGTGATCGTGCTGGAGCCGGCGTACGAGCGGGCGGTGGCCGGGCTGGCCGCGGCGATGGCCGAACGGCAGGCCGGGCGGGACTTCGGCCCGCTCAACAACCCCGACCAGGCGGCCCGTTACGACCGGATCGTGGCGTCCTCCGGTGCGAAGGCGGTGCACACCGCGCCCGGGCGGAGCGACGGGCTGTGGCGGCCGGCCACGGTGCTGGCCGACCTGCCGGACGACGACCCGGCCGTCCGGCAGGAGGTGTTCGGCCCGCTGCTGACCGTCCAGCGCGCCGGGAGCCTGGACGCGGCCGTCGCGCTGGCCGAGTCCGTCCCGCAGGCGCTGGCCGCCTCGGTGTGGACCGCCGACCTGTCGACCGGGCTGGCCCTCACCGACCGGATCTCGGCCGGCGAGGTCTGGCTGAACTGCCACCTCGCCCAGTCCGCCGAACTCCCGCACAGCGGCCGCCGCTCCTCCGGCGCGGGCACCGACCTGTCGGTGCTGGCGCTGCGCGAGTACCAGCGGGCGAAGACGGTGACGGCCCGACTGGTGCGGGCCGACCCCGGAAGGGGATGA
- a CDS encoding phosphotransferase, whose protein sequence is MDDEELLTGGLANAGAVVRRGGVVERPAPPHAAALHGFLAGLRAGGFAGAPVPVGAVVDGRERLEFLPGDVAVPPYPAWALGDGALVSVARLLRRWHAASARTPFDAAAHWPDEFADPEGGPLLCHNDVCAENVVFRAGGAAALIDFDFAAPGRPLWDVALAARYWVPVLDPATAAETGRAHLEVPRRLALFADAYGLSPADRSALPSVLEQATAVCRGFVARRVAAGDAAFVDHFTGYGGWARWDRLQSWLSEHRPVLERELRA, encoded by the coding sequence GTGGACGACGAGGAGTTGCTGACCGGCGGGCTGGCGAACGCGGGCGCCGTGGTGCGGCGCGGCGGGGTGGTGGAGCGGCCCGCGCCGCCGCACGCCGCCGCGCTGCACGGGTTCCTGGCGGGGTTGCGGGCCGGCGGGTTCGCGGGGGCGCCGGTGCCGGTGGGGGCGGTGGTGGACGGGCGGGAGCGGTTGGAGTTCCTGCCGGGTGACGTCGCGGTGCCGCCGTACCCGGCCTGGGCGCTGGGCGACGGCGCGCTGGTGTCGGTGGCCCGGCTGCTGCGGCGCTGGCACGCGGCGAGCGCCCGCACGCCGTTCGACGCGGCGGCGCACTGGCCGGACGAGTTCGCCGATCCGGAGGGCGGGCCGCTGCTGTGCCACAACGACGTGTGCGCGGAGAACGTGGTGTTCCGGGCGGGCGGGGCGGCGGCGCTGATCGACTTCGACTTCGCCGCGCCGGGCCGCCCGCTCTGGGACGTCGCGCTGGCGGCCCGCTACTGGGTGCCGGTGCTGGACCCGGCGACGGCCGCCGAGACCGGCCGCGCGCACCTCGAAGTGCCGCGCCGGCTGGCCCTGTTCGCCGACGCGTACGGCCTCTCCCCCGCCGACCGGTCGGCCCTGCCGTCCGTCCTGGAGCAGGCCACCGCCGTCTGCCGCGGCTTCGTCGCCCGCCGGGTGGCCGCCGGGGACGCGGCGTTCGTCGACCACTTCACCGGGTACGGCGGCTGGGCCCGCTGGGACCGGCTGCAGTCCTGGCTGTCCGAACACCGCCCGGTGCTGGAACGGGAGTTGCGGGCCTGA
- a CDS encoding M20 family metallopeptidase, with the protein MDATGLYAELDRRSAAVAAQVVAWRRHLHRHPELSNREGATAALIAEHLTSLGLDEVRTGIAGHGVVGVLRGGRSGERVVALRADTDALPVADLCGTDFASSAVDRDYPGGPFPVSHACGHDGHTAMLLGAATVLAGVREHLPGTVLFVFQPAEEGPPVSETGGARQMLAEHALDDPAPTMVFGMHLTPHPKGHVGYRAGSQYAASCLVKITVTGRQVHGSTPWQGVDPMPPAAAIVTGIGQLYRQLDAYHPVTVTIGHVEDIGRFNIIGEHVTLWGTVRCAVETDMDDVQQRLTRLAERTAEAYGCTAAVEHLQDVPAVDNRREWLDAALPTLRRVVGDDRVLETSATLGYDDVSEFVNAYGGLYVMLGAQDTELDPAGNPVPTPGGRGIVPNHNPHFYLDDDTLPTGVRLHAHLAVDHLTGRLLPAGRS; encoded by the coding sequence ATGGACGCGACCGGCCTGTACGCCGAACTGGACCGCCGCAGTGCCGCTGTCGCCGCGCAGGTGGTCGCCTGGCGGCGGCACCTGCACCGCCACCCCGAGCTGTCCAACCGGGAGGGGGCCACCGCCGCGCTGATCGCCGAGCACCTGACCTCGCTCGGCCTGGACGAGGTCCGCACCGGCATCGCCGGGCACGGCGTGGTCGGGGTGCTGCGCGGCGGCCGGAGCGGTGAACGGGTGGTCGCGCTGCGGGCCGACACCGACGCGCTGCCGGTCGCCGACCTGTGCGGCACCGACTTCGCCTCCTCGGCCGTCGACCGGGACTACCCCGGCGGCCCGTTCCCGGTCTCGCACGCCTGCGGCCACGACGGCCACACCGCCATGCTGCTCGGCGCCGCCACCGTCCTCGCCGGGGTGCGCGAACACCTCCCCGGCACCGTGCTGTTCGTGTTCCAGCCCGCCGAGGAGGGCCCGCCGGTCAGCGAGACCGGCGGGGCCCGGCAGATGCTGGCCGAGCACGCGCTGGACGACCCCGCACCCACCATGGTCTTCGGCATGCACCTCACCCCCCACCCCAAGGGCCACGTCGGCTACCGGGCGGGCAGCCAGTACGCCGCCTCCTGCCTGGTCAAGATCACCGTGACCGGCCGCCAGGTGCACGGCTCCACCCCCTGGCAGGGCGTCGACCCGATGCCGCCCGCCGCCGCGATCGTCACCGGCATCGGCCAGCTCTACCGCCAGCTCGACGCCTACCACCCCGTCACCGTCACCATCGGCCACGTCGAGGACATCGGCCGCTTCAACATCATCGGTGAACACGTCACGCTCTGGGGCACCGTCCGCTGCGCCGTCGAGACCGACATGGACGACGTCCAGCAGCGCCTGACCCGCCTGGCCGAACGCACCGCCGAGGCGTACGGCTGCACCGCCGCCGTCGAGCACCTCCAGGACGTCCCCGCCGTCGACAACCGCCGGGAGTGGCTGGACGCGGCCCTTCCCACCCTGCGCCGGGTGGTCGGCGACGACCGCGTCCTGGAGACCTCGGCCACCCTCGGCTACGACGACGTCTCCGAGTTCGTCAACGCCTACGGCGGCCTCTACGTCATGCTCGGCGCCCAGGACACCGAACTCGACCCGGCCGGGAACCCCGTCCCCACCCCCGGCGGCCGCGGCATCGTCCCCAACCACAACCCGCACTTCTACCTCGACGACGACACCCTCCCCACCGGCGTCCGCCTGCACGCCCACCTCGCCGTCGACCACCTCACCGGGCGCCTGCTCCCCGCCGGCCGGAGCTGA
- a CDS encoding DUF1508 domain-containing protein — MAGKFELYVDESGNHRFRLKASNGSVVVTGEPEESREQCLKNIESIRKLAPYAQLLEAPANA, encoded by the coding sequence ATGGCTGGGAAGTTCGAGCTGTACGTGGACGAGTCGGGCAACCACCGCTTCCGCCTGAAGGCGAGCAACGGGTCGGTCGTGGTGACCGGCGAGCCGGAGGAGTCCCGCGAGCAGTGCCTGAAGAACATCGAGTCGATCCGCAAGCTCGCGCCGTACGCGCAGCTGCTGGAGGCTCCGGCCAACGCCTGA
- a CDS encoding NUDIX hydrolase — protein MDGREILAAAGVLFPDEDGRVLVVRNSYRAKHPIAVPGGGWERADASPRHTAVREIREELGVTPVLRELACLDWSVDHDRPPVAAFLYWAEPLTAEQRAAVRLEAAELDAMVHLPADLLLSAVPPLLARRMGACLRAPRSAAPLELADGLPVGHSALHLPPRPAPAYLGAAALAGLLPPGAGREAPAPPMDKQTYYASRPRIGAKARMLFTDPDGRVLLVRLRPWRGEAPWVLPGGSVEADRELPRAAARREALEELGWRRGPGRLLALDWVTVRPPDPPHLALVYDGGTVGPELLATVRFQEEELAEWRLFTPREAARVLPAPAARRLAACLAVRALPRPPGRPSWWTARPRSPSPDRDPRTPPPAAPVPPVPSGGSRRVPGPRPGMNRQVAAVSAGAARRSGGTGWRGRSSPNLTAARCARWAAATGCCCTWTTGCC, from the coding sequence GTGGACGGTCGGGAGATCCTGGCGGCGGCGGGGGTGCTGTTCCCCGACGAGGACGGGCGGGTGCTGGTGGTGCGCAACTCCTACCGGGCCAAGCACCCGATCGCGGTGCCCGGCGGCGGCTGGGAGCGGGCGGACGCCTCGCCCCGGCACACCGCCGTCCGGGAGATCCGCGAGGAGCTGGGCGTCACGCCCGTGCTGCGCGAACTCGCCTGCCTGGACTGGTCGGTGGACCACGACCGGCCCCCCGTCGCGGCCTTCCTGTACTGGGCCGAGCCGCTGACCGCCGAGCAGCGGGCGGCGGTCCGGCTGGAGGCCGCCGAGCTGGACGCGATGGTCCACCTGCCCGCCGACCTGCTGCTGTCGGCCGTGCCGCCGCTGCTGGCGCGCCGGATGGGCGCCTGCCTGCGGGCGCCGCGCTCGGCCGCGCCGCTGGAGCTCGCGGACGGCCTCCCCGTCGGCCACTCCGCCCTGCACCTGCCGCCGCGCCCGGCCCCCGCGTACCTCGGCGCGGCCGCCCTGGCGGGCCTGCTGCCGCCCGGCGCCGGGCGGGAGGCCCCGGCGCCGCCGATGGACAAGCAGACGTACTACGCCAGCCGCCCCCGGATCGGGGCCAAGGCCAGGATGCTGTTCACCGACCCGGACGGGCGGGTGCTGCTGGTGCGGCTGCGGCCGTGGCGGGGAGAGGCGCCGTGGGTGCTGCCCGGCGGGTCGGTCGAGGCGGACCGGGAGCTGCCCCGGGCGGCCGCCCGGCGGGAGGCCCTGGAGGAGCTGGGCTGGCGGCGCGGACCCGGGCGGCTGCTGGCCCTCGACTGGGTGACCGTCCGCCCGCCGGACCCGCCGCACCTGGCCCTGGTGTACGACGGCGGGACGGTCGGGCCGGAGCTGCTGGCGACGGTCCGCTTCCAGGAGGAGGAGCTCGCCGAGTGGCGGCTGTTCACCCCGCGGGAGGCCGCACGGGTGCTGCCCGCACCCGCGGCCCGGCGGCTGGCGGCCTGCCTGGCGGTGCGCGCGCTGCCCCGACCGCCGGGCCGGCCGAGCTGGTGGACGGCGCGCCCCCGGTCGCCGTCCCCTGACCGCGACCCGCGCACCCCGCCCCCGGCGGCTCCGGTTCCGCCGGTGCCGTCCGGCGGTTCGCGGCGGGTACCGGGGCCCCGGCCGGGTATGAATAGGCAGGTCGCAGCGGTGTCCGCCGGTGCGGCGCGGAGATCGGGAGGTACGGGATGGCGCGGTCGCTCGAGTCCGAACTTGACGGCCGCACGGTGCGCTCGCTGGGCGGCGGCAACCGGCTGCTGCTGCACCTGGACGACGGGCTGCTGCTGA
- a CDS encoding DUF6188 family protein, with protein sequence MRSLGGGNRLLLHLDDGLLLTVENDFRLRHGAEVEHFYPALGLSPTGALGRLADAAITAAAVTPAGGLHLAFDTGHVLAVAPDPAPGGPAHPWQLSSPDGLLCTGGPDGSSAP encoded by the coding sequence GTGCGCTCGCTGGGCGGCGGCAACCGGCTGCTGCTGCACCTGGACGACGGGCTGCTGCTGACCGTCGAGAACGACTTCCGGCTGCGGCACGGTGCGGAGGTCGAGCACTTCTACCCCGCGCTCGGCCTCTCCCCCACCGGCGCGCTCGGCCGGCTCGCGGACGCCGCCATCACCGCGGCGGCGGTCACCCCGGCGGGCGGCCTGCACCTCGCCTTCGACACCGGCCACGTCCTCGCCGTCGCCCCCGACCCGGCCCCCGGCGGCCCGGCCCACCCCTGGCAGCTCTCCTCCCCCGACGGCCTGCTGTGCACCGGCGGCCCGGACGGCTCGTCCGCCCCCTGA
- a CDS encoding DUF5685 family protein, translating to MFGIIRPCRHRLSERLHASWMAHLCGLCLALRDDHGQLARTATNYDGLVISVLVEAQSPKQADRRTAGPCPLRGMRTAPVARGEGARLAAAVSLALASVKVRDHVEDGDGLFARRTVAAGARRVTRRWDRQSTRSAAAVGFDTAVLLDAAQRQQAAESAVTAGAPLLLATAPTEEATAAAFAHTATLAGRPRNAPALAEAGRLFGRLAHLLDAAEDREADEAHGLWNPLTTTGTSRAEAERLCRDAVHGIRLALKEVEFTDRALAHLLLAHETGEAVDRVFGRRGHHGACANPNAHAHAHAHAHNSPPRTDPHAPSAPNRPDEFTKPKQPRSLIPGCAVWMAMACTCQLLCCDHDDPFSRERREGFCQRHDCDCGDGCDGCDCCCDCCGDDGCCSNCDCCGCDC from the coding sequence GTGTTCGGAATCATCAGGCCGTGTCGGCATCGGCTGTCGGAGCGGCTGCACGCCTCCTGGATGGCGCACCTGTGCGGCCTGTGCCTCGCGCTGCGCGACGACCACGGGCAGCTGGCGCGCACCGCGACCAACTACGACGGCCTGGTGATCTCCGTCCTGGTCGAAGCCCAGTCGCCGAAGCAGGCCGACCGCCGCACCGCCGGGCCCTGCCCGCTGCGCGGCATGCGCACCGCTCCCGTCGCCCGGGGCGAAGGCGCCCGCCTGGCCGCAGCCGTCTCCCTCGCGCTCGCCTCCGTCAAGGTCCGCGACCACGTCGAGGACGGCGACGGCCTCTTCGCCCGCCGCACCGTCGCCGCCGGGGCCCGCCGCGTCACCCGGCGCTGGGACCGCCAGAGCACCCGGAGCGCCGCCGCCGTCGGCTTCGACACCGCCGTCCTCCTCGACGCCGCCCAGCGCCAGCAGGCCGCCGAGAGCGCCGTCACCGCCGGGGCACCCCTCCTGCTCGCCACCGCGCCCACCGAAGAAGCCACCGCCGCCGCCTTCGCCCACACCGCCACCCTCGCCGGACGGCCCCGCAACGCCCCCGCCCTCGCCGAAGCCGGACGCCTCTTCGGCCGCCTCGCCCACCTCCTGGACGCCGCCGAGGACCGCGAAGCGGACGAGGCGCACGGCCTCTGGAACCCCCTCACCACCACCGGCACCTCCCGGGCCGAGGCCGAACGGCTCTGCCGCGACGCCGTCCACGGCATCCGACTCGCGCTCAAGGAGGTGGAGTTCACCGACCGGGCGCTGGCGCACCTGCTGCTCGCGCACGAGACCGGCGAGGCGGTGGACCGGGTGTTCGGACGGCGCGGCCACCACGGCGCCTGCGCCAACCCGAACGCGCACGCCCACGCCCACGCCCACGCCCACAACTCGCCGCCCCGGACCGACCCCCACGCCCCGTCGGCACCGAACCGCCCGGACGAGTTCACGAAGCCGAAGCAGCCCCGTTCGCTGATCCCGGGCTGCGCGGTGTGGATGGCGATGGCCTGCACCTGCCAGCTGCTGTGCTGCGACCACGACGACCCGTTCAGCCGCGAGCGGCGCGAGGGCTTCTGCCAGCGCCACGACTGCGACTGCGGCGACGGGTGCGACGGGTGCGACTGCTGCTGTGACTGCTGCGGCGACGACGGGTGCTGCAGCAACTGCGACTGCTGCGGCTGCGACTGCTGA
- a CDS encoding DUF4232 domain-containing protein: MVLMRAVRVGVGVAVAAGAVAGCGSAVAPGSTAAPSAAGSAGPCGVAPSAAPEGWVRDGVRIVAVSADCVEYEVTNRGAEAEDVSVLLGWSGSGGRLSDNPSVVQRGLAPGASVRGQVALKGGPVRPDLPVGAQPTFTGVPDGSAPRTAGPSGSPRPAPGVKVVQVRSVPTAEAPSEGGACPASGVRVYADRGDAAMGLRVVGLHLENCGTKDVVLNGFPQVQPLDAAHAPVTGVRVLEGGSAITTGTGMDQAPTRFTVPPGGQARAGLVWRNTDDASSAPVNAPYVRVRATPDAAPVMVTPELDLGTTGKLGVGAWAPVER; encoded by the coding sequence ATGGTTCTGATGCGGGCGGTTCGGGTGGGTGTGGGCGTCGCGGTCGCGGCGGGGGCGGTCGCGGGCTGCGGGTCGGCGGTGGCTCCGGGGAGCACGGCGGCGCCGTCGGCGGCGGGGAGCGCCGGGCCCTGCGGGGTGGCGCCGAGCGCGGCGCCGGAGGGCTGGGTGCGGGACGGGGTGCGGATCGTGGCGGTGAGCGCGGACTGCGTGGAGTACGAGGTGACCAACCGGGGGGCGGAGGCCGAGGACGTGTCGGTGCTGCTCGGGTGGTCGGGCAGCGGGGGGCGGCTGTCGGACAACCCGTCGGTGGTGCAGCGGGGGCTGGCCCCGGGGGCGTCGGTGCGGGGGCAGGTCGCGCTGAAGGGCGGCCCGGTGCGGCCGGATCTGCCGGTCGGTGCGCAGCCGACCTTCACCGGCGTGCCGGACGGCTCGGCGCCGAGGACCGCGGGCCCGTCCGGCTCCCCCCGGCCGGCGCCGGGGGTGAAGGTGGTGCAGGTGCGCAGCGTGCCGACGGCCGAGGCGCCGTCGGAGGGCGGGGCGTGCCCGGCCTCGGGGGTGCGGGTGTACGCGGACCGGGGGGACGCGGCGATGGGGCTGCGGGTGGTGGGGCTGCACCTGGAGAACTGCGGGACGAAGGACGTGGTGCTGAACGGGTTCCCGCAGGTGCAGCCGCTGGACGCGGCGCACGCCCCGGTGACGGGGGTGCGGGTGCTGGAGGGCGGTTCGGCGATCACGACGGGGACGGGCATGGACCAGGCGCCGACCCGCTTCACCGTCCCGCCGGGCGGGCAGGCCCGCGCGGGCCTGGTGTGGCGCAACACGGACGACGCCTCGTCCGCCCCGGTGAACGCCCCGTACGTGCGGGTGCGGGCGACGCCGGACGCGGCGCCGGTGATGGTGACGCCGGAGCTGGACCTGGGGACGACGGGGAAGCTCGGCGTCGGGGCCTGGGCGCCGGTCGAGCGCTGA